One genomic segment of Planctomycetaceae bacterium includes these proteins:
- a CDS encoding DEAD/DEAH box helicase, producing MSILSFVEFMERRFAAEIASHTVLESSAGEFEAFPAELDPRLAQALRSSGLTRLYAHQSEAFESIRRSEDTVLVSKTASGKTLSFLLPILHEYLQAPAPFGVALLYPTKALSRDQEGTLGRLLQAAGADMRLGTFDGDTPREERNRIQSQADFMITNPDMLHSGILPNHNRRWRTFLSRLKYVVVDEVHTYRGAFGSHVANVMRRLVRACEIHGSRPTFVCSSATIGNPAEHVEALFQRPFHVITRDGAPRPRRDLYLINPPLTKSHGHAMYRKGPGSVSIPLIREATKQGIRTICFCRSRQQVERLCRAVLDGHAGLREKVKPYRGGLLPNERRQLERDLAEGRVTTIISTNALELGIDIGDLDLCILSGHPGSMASFWQQAGRVGRRGSRAVIVYAARDTPIDQYFVNHPEFLQQAPIERAWLNADNPYILLQHLPCAAHEHPLRTEEPVFSEPAYPAALDVLIEDGSLKEYHGDYRYALRDYPARGVNLRGMTDYNIEIYCGTEVIGELDPIGARGTLYKDAIYQHLGRRYMSMDLDLEKKLCRVDSVDVDYYTECVWESRVTITESLDQYCLPADQPQQGAKLEFGYINVNRQPKLYKKIRERTLENIGYGPITLDPFIYDTAGFGMYPPAGWKEAVGRIDQRHIGAAMYGLAYILKKTAPSLCLCDEQNIETDVSLTEVTPGNWKSALYVFDTIEGGVGYAEKIFEVFTEALKLAKTIIDDCPCAAGCPACVTAVPPGIADEDLELFLTESNASVACTSSLLSTLLTGQIVIPDVTEFAIDQRVPVTPPEVDEELEKLRTRLGRAGRILHQKRSRTH from the coding sequence GTGAGCATTCTGTCATTCGTCGAGTTCATGGAACGACGGTTCGCCGCGGAAATTGCGTCACACACGGTGCTGGAATCGTCAGCCGGCGAGTTCGAAGCGTTCCCGGCGGAACTCGATCCGCGGCTGGCGCAGGCACTTCGCAGCAGCGGACTGACGCGGCTGTACGCGCATCAGAGCGAAGCGTTCGAATCGATCCGTCGCAGCGAGGACACTGTGCTGGTGTCGAAAACGGCCAGCGGCAAGACGCTGTCGTTCCTGCTGCCGATCCTTCACGAATACCTGCAGGCTCCGGCTCCGTTCGGCGTGGCATTGCTGTATCCGACGAAGGCACTGTCACGCGATCAGGAAGGTACGCTCGGCCGGCTGCTGCAGGCGGCCGGAGCGGACATGCGGCTGGGGACCTTTGACGGCGACACACCGCGCGAAGAACGCAATCGCATTCAGTCGCAGGCCGATTTCATGATTACCAATCCGGACATGCTGCATTCCGGAATCCTGCCGAATCACAATCGTCGCTGGCGAACGTTTCTTTCGCGGCTGAAGTATGTCGTTGTTGATGAGGTTCATACCTATCGCGGGGCGTTCGGGTCGCATGTGGCAAACGTCATGCGGCGGCTGGTGCGAGCCTGCGAAATTCATGGAAGCCGGCCGACGTTTGTGTGTTCTTCCGCGACCATCGGCAATCCCGCCGAACACGTCGAGGCCCTGTTTCAGCGGCCGTTTCATGTGATTACCCGCGACGGTGCTCCCAGGCCGCGACGCGATCTGTATCTGATCAATCCTCCGCTGACGAAAAGTCACGGCCATGCGATGTACCGCAAGGGGCCGGGGTCCGTCAGCATTCCCCTGATTCGGGAAGCCACCAAACAGGGAATTCGCACGATCTGCTTTTGCCGATCACGGCAGCAGGTCGAACGCCTCTGCCGCGCCGTGCTGGACGGACACGCGGGCCTTCGCGAAAAGGTCAAGCCGTACCGGGGCGGTCTGCTTCCCAACGAACGGCGGCAACTGGAACGCGACCTGGCGGAAGGGCGAGTCACAACAATCATCAGCACCAATGCTCTGGAACTGGGAATTGACATCGGCGATCTGGACCTGTGCATTCTGAGCGGTCATCCGGGTTCTATGGCCAGTTTCTGGCAGCAGGCAGGCCGCGTCGGACGACGAGGATCCCGGGCCGTGATTGTTTATGCCGCCAGAGACACACCGATCGACCAGTATTTCGTCAATCATCCGGAGTTTCTGCAGCAGGCGCCGATTGAACGAGCGTGGCTGAACGCCGACAACCCCTACATTCTGCTGCAGCACCTGCCGTGCGCGGCTCACGAACACCCGCTGCGAACGGAAGAGCCCGTGTTTTCCGAACCGGCCTACCCGGCGGCTCTGGACGTGCTGATCGAAGACGGAAGCCTGAAGGAATATCACGGGGACTATCGGTACGCGCTGCGTGACTATCCTGCCAGAGGCGTCAACCTGCGAGGTATGACCGACTACAACATCGAAATCTATTGCGGCACGGAAGTCATCGGAGAACTCGACCCGATCGGTGCCCGCGGCACACTCTACAAGGACGCCATCTATCAGCATCTGGGAAGACGCTATATGTCGATGGACCTGGACCTGGAAAAGAAGCTCTGCCGTGTCGATTCGGTCGACGTCGACTACTACACCGAATGCGTCTGGGAAAGCCGCGTCACAATCACCGAAAGTCTCGATCAATACTGCCTTCCCGCCGACCAGCCGCAGCAGGGCGCAAAGCTGGAGTTCGGCTATATCAACGTGAACCGGCAACCAAAACTGTACAAGAAGATTCGCGAACGGACTCTGGAAAACATCGGCTACGGTCCCATCACGCTTGATCCGTTCATCTATGACACGGCCGGCTTTGGGATGTACCCTCCGGCGGGCTGGAAGGAAGCCGTTGGTCGGATCGACCAGCGTCACATTGGAGCTGCCATGTATGGACTCGCCTATATTCTGAAGAAAACGGCTCCCAGTCTGTGCCTGTGCGACGAACAAAACATCGAAACCGATGTATCACTGACGGAAGTCACTCCCGGCAACTGGAAAAGTGCTCTGTACGTTTTCGACACCATTGAAGGCGGCGTCGGCTATGCAGAAAAGATCTTCGAAGTCTTCACGGAAGCATTGAAACTGGCCAAAACGATCATCGACGACTGCCCGTGTGCCGCCGGATGTCCGGCCTGTGTCACGGCCGTTCCGCCCGGCATTGCGGATGAAGATCTGGAACTGTTTCTTACCGAAAGCAATGCATCCGTCGCATGTACCAGCAGCCTGCTTTCGACTCTGCTGACGGGACAGATCGTGATTCCCGATGTGACTGAGTTCGCCATTGACCAGCGCGTTCCGGTCACGCCTCCGGAAGTCGACGAAGAGCTGGAAAAACTTCGAACCCGGCTGGGCCGTGCCGGCCGGATTCTACACCAGAAGCGATCCAGAACTCACTGA
- a CDS encoding Rrf2 family transcriptional regulator, with protein MISNGRRVFSQTVEYALRSVVYLASQDDRPQKTNAIAAATKVPSAYLSKVLQGLQQQGIVRLQRGIGGGVTLARPIHELTILDVVNAVDPIQRITTCPLELSAHGARLCALHRRIDNAIKMIEDAFQTTTLAELLEDANPSVPLCDGTARDVTLP; from the coding sequence TTGATTTCCAATGGTCGTCGCGTGTTTTCTCAAACCGTGGAATATGCCCTGCGGTCAGTCGTTTACCTGGCGTCGCAGGATGACCGTCCTCAGAAAACGAACGCAATCGCTGCGGCGACGAAGGTTCCTTCTGCGTACCTGTCCAAGGTGCTTCAGGGGCTTCAGCAGCAGGGAATCGTCCGGCTTCAGCGAGGAATCGGCGGAGGAGTCACGCTGGCTCGCCCCATTCACGAACTGACGATTCTGGACGTCGTGAATGCTGTGGATCCGATCCAGCGAATCACGACTTGTCCGCTGGAACTCAGTGCTCACGGAGCAAGATTGTGTGCTTTGCATCGCCGCATCGATAACGCGATCAAGATGATTGAGGACGCGTTTCAGACAACGACACTGGCCGAACTGCTGGAAGACGCAAATCCCAGCGTACCGCTGTGCGACGGAACGGCCCGCGATGTCACTTTGCCGTAA
- a CDS encoding tagaturonate epimerase family protein has product MHCTPLGLAPSFGFGDRIGLATPGHVEAMNRAGGGIEAIYPQQSIREMTRTKRTAKQVMDDALNGAVAAGWSRAIGADADHLKTPDDVDATSAVGFTFFTIDPSDDVDQAADDYSEATVREKFSAVRELCRWCDSYLGTTVSISADTVIELTEQVCMRAAVKYGRALARALNMGEYIRSVHEKLGRDYEIELSVDETEQPTTLAEHYIIADQCLQGGMKLVSLAPRFIGELEKGVDYKGDLAALEASLARHAAIAERLGGYKLSLHSGSDKLSMYGLLARQTKGRFHVKTAGTSYLEALRVVARHDEALFREIIDFGRSRYDIDKATYHVSATTDSAPAPAVVSSVQELELEYLELWSEVPEGRGFTKPGRQLLHCTFGSTLTDAKLGPAVRSVLETHPDTYTEVLADHFERHLRALQNGM; this is encoded by the coding sequence ATGCACTGCACACCACTCGGCTTGGCTCCGTCCTTCGGCTTTGGCGACAGAATCGGCCTTGCGACACCCGGCCACGTCGAAGCCATGAATCGCGCCGGCGGCGGAATCGAAGCCATCTATCCGCAGCAGTCGATTCGCGAAATGACGCGCACCAAACGCACGGCAAAACAGGTCATGGACGATGCTCTGAACGGTGCAGTCGCGGCCGGCTGGTCCCGCGCCATTGGAGCGGATGCGGATCACCTGAAGACACCGGACGATGTCGACGCGACCTCCGCTGTCGGATTCACGTTCTTCACGATTGATCCATCAGACGACGTTGACCAGGCCGCCGACGACTACAGCGAAGCCACAGTCCGTGAGAAGTTCTCCGCGGTCCGAGAACTGTGTCGCTGGTGCGACAGCTATCTCGGCACCACCGTATCGATTTCGGCCGACACAGTCATCGAGTTGACTGAACAGGTCTGCATGCGCGCCGCGGTGAAATACGGTCGAGCTCTGGCTCGAGCGCTGAACATGGGAGAATACATCCGGTCCGTTCACGAAAAGCTCGGCCGCGATTATGAGATCGAATTGTCCGTCGATGAGACAGAACAGCCTACGACACTCGCCGAACACTACATCATTGCGGATCAGTGCCTGCAGGGCGGAATGAAGCTGGTGAGTCTGGCACCCCGATTTATTGGCGAATTGGAAAAAGGTGTCGACTACAAGGGCGACCTGGCCGCACTCGAAGCGTCGCTGGCCCGGCACGCCGCGATCGCGGAACGACTGGGCGGATACAAGCTGAGTCTTCATTCCGGTTCGGACAAGCTTTCGATGTATGGTCTGCTTGCCCGGCAAACGAAGGGACGATTTCACGTCAAAACCGCAGGCACCAGCTACCTGGAAGCACTGCGAGTTGTTGCTCGCCATGACGAGGCACTGTTCCGCGAAATTATTGATTTCGGCCGGTCGCGTTACGACATCGACAAAGCCACATATCACGTTTCCGCGACAACCGATTCCGCCCCGGCTCCGGCAGTCGTCAGCAGCGTGCAGGAACTTGAACTGGAGTACCTGGAACTCTGGAGCGAAGTTCCGGAAGGCCGCGGATTTACAAAGCCCGGACGTCAGCTTCTTCACTGCACGTTCGGATCGACGCTGACCGACGCAAAGCTGGGTCCGGCTGTCCGATCGGTGCTGGAAACTCATCCGGATACGTACACGGAAGTTCTGGCCGACCACTTTGAACGCCACCTGCGAGCTTTGCAGAACGGCATGTAG
- a CDS encoding aminotransferase class V-fold PLP-dependent enzyme: protein MKSIYLDNAATSFPKPECVYEAVDACLRGGGSAFGRGSHSGTDAAGRLVAQCRQRVARVIDAESPEQVAFTFNCTDGLNLLLRGLLRPGDRVVTTTLEHNSVLRPLEQLRSEFELDVQHIDFDPGTGIVDVASLESALEKPTRLVVINHASNVTGTVQPIADITRAARKTGALVLLDAAQTAGHLPFSVRELRVDLLAAAGHKGMLGPLGTGFVYLRTGLQSELRPVRCGGTGTSSESILQPDAMPAKLESGNLNVPGIAGLNAAAEWILNETVTALHQRLEILTHSLKSALQKIPDVTIYAAEQSSSVGIVSLNIGSLDCRDVAVMLDQSAGVQCRAGLHCAPLVHRTLGTFDRGGTIRLSPGPFTSENEIAAVVEAIDRIAASFR from the coding sequence ATGAAGTCCATCTATCTCGACAACGCGGCGACGAGTTTCCCGAAGCCGGAATGTGTCTATGAAGCCGTGGATGCCTGTCTGCGCGGCGGTGGTTCGGCATTCGGAAGGGGAAGCCACTCGGGGACCGACGCAGCGGGACGACTGGTCGCGCAGTGTCGGCAGCGCGTCGCGCGCGTAATTGATGCCGAAAGTCCGGAGCAGGTCGCCTTCACATTCAATTGCACCGACGGCCTGAATCTGCTGTTGCGGGGATTGCTGCGGCCCGGCGACCGCGTTGTCACGACGACGCTGGAACACAATTCGGTGCTGAGGCCGCTGGAGCAGCTTCGATCGGAATTCGAACTCGACGTCCAGCACATCGACTTCGATCCGGGAACAGGAATCGTCGACGTTGCGTCGCTGGAGTCAGCCCTGGAAAAGCCGACTCGCCTGGTTGTCATCAACCACGCTTCCAACGTCACCGGTACCGTCCAGCCGATCGCCGACATCACGCGCGCGGCTCGCAAAACCGGAGCACTCGTACTGCTGGACGCCGCTCAGACGGCGGGTCACCTGCCGTTCAGCGTGCGCGAGCTGCGGGTGGATCTGCTGGCCGCGGCGGGACATAAGGGTATGCTAGGGCCGCTGGGGACCGGCTTTGTCTATCTTCGGACGGGACTGCAGAGCGAGCTTCGGCCCGTGCGGTGCGGCGGCACCGGCACCAGCAGCGAATCGATTCTTCAGCCCGACGCGATGCCCGCAAAGCTGGAAAGCGGCAACCTGAATGTCCCGGGTATCGCCGGACTAAACGCGGCCGCGGAATGGATCCTGAACGAAACCGTGACCGCTTTGCACCAGCGCCTCGAGATTCTGACTCACAGCCTGAAGTCAGCACTGCAGAAGATTCCGGACGTGACGATCTATGCCGCGGAACAGTCTTCCAGCGTCGGGATCGTTTCGCTGAACATTGGCAGCCTGGATTGCCGGGACGTCGCGGTGATGCTGGACCAGTCGGCCGGCGTCCAGTGTCGAGCCGGCCTGCATTGTGCTCCGCTGGTGCATCGGACGCTGGGGACCTTCGATCGGGGCGGCACCATTCGGCTCAGCCCCGGGCCGTTCACGAGTGAGAACGAGATCGCCGCCGTGGTGGAGGCCATTGACAGGATTGCCGCGTCATTCCGTTGA
- the rpsT gene encoding 30S ribosomal protein S20 yields the protein MPNTAAATKYLRHSQKTRLRNRSQRSELRGRLKKFRELMAGTPTQEEADKAFSAMCKALDQAAAKRLIHKNASSRTKSRLAALKKKVFVK from the coding sequence ATGCCTAACACAGCAGCGGCAACCAAGTATCTTCGGCACAGCCAGAAAACGCGTCTTCGAAACCGTTCTCAGCGATCTGAGTTGCGAGGGCGACTCAAGAAATTTCGCGAACTGATGGCCGGAACGCCGACTCAGGAAGAGGCGGACAAGGCATTTTCCGCGATGTGCAAGGCTCTGGACCAGGCGGCCGCAAAGCGCCTGATTCACAAGAACGCCTCGTCCCGCACGAAATCGCGTCTGGCAGCCCTGAAGAAGAAGGTGTTTGTAAAGTAG
- a CDS encoding metallophosphoesterase family protein has protein sequence MRILLLADVHANWPALSAIDESFDACFFLGDAVDYATDPAPCIEWLQKYASVSVRGNHDHSVAQRVTMRPAGTFRRIAAAMRPQHFRALNDEHLTWLARMPVTQHLSDGRHSYLLVHASPRDPMDEYVPDVVEQWAQRLEHVDVDFVCVGHTHVPMHLRLERTQVINPGSVGQPRDGDPRAAYAIIENGKVEFRRVAYDVDRTIDHMRKSGIEDDIIDIAESVLRTGGRQTVTDPVD, from the coding sequence ATGAGAATACTCCTGCTGGCGGACGTTCACGCGAACTGGCCGGCGCTGTCTGCAATCGATGAATCCTTCGACGCGTGCTTTTTTCTGGGTGACGCCGTTGACTACGCGACCGATCCGGCGCCCTGCATTGAATGGCTGCAGAAGTATGCCAGCGTCTCCGTGCGGGGAAATCATGACCATTCCGTGGCTCAGCGAGTCACGATGCGGCCGGCGGGGACGTTTCGCCGAATCGCGGCAGCCATGCGACCACAGCACTTCCGGGCGCTTAACGACGAACACCTGACGTGGCTCGCCCGGATGCCGGTAACTCAGCACCTTTCAGACGGCCGGCACAGTTATCTGCTGGTCCACGCATCACCGCGGGACCCGATGGACGAATATGTGCCGGATGTTGTCGAACAGTGGGCTCAGCGGCTGGAACACGTCGACGTCGATTTCGTGTGCGTTGGCCACACGCACGTGCCCATGCACCTTCGGCTGGAGCGCACTCAGGTAATCAATCCCGGCAGCGTCGGACAGCCGCGCGACGGCGACCCGCGAGCCGCCTACGCGATTATCGAGAATGGAAAAGTCGAATTCCGCCGAGTCGCGTACGACGTCGACCGGACGATCGACCACATGCGGAAATCCGGCATCGAGGACGACATTATCGACATCGCCGAATCCGTGCTGCGAACCGGCGGCCGGCAGACCGTCACAGACCCGGTGGACTGA